In the Mytilus trossulus isolate FHL-02 chromosome 1, PNRI_Mtr1.1.1.hap1, whole genome shotgun sequence genome, one interval contains:
- the LOC134697279 gene encoding uncharacterized protein LOC134697279 has protein sequence MSNFFRYCSIYESRFSTMNVKKPSISAIEVRSLPSKAVFSTEEIDVLLSNSSQLSMVGVVNLKQGNSKSDNSTSNSVETEFVSKMSHERSALLSKWKPITKKKYILPKKLLEKVTSIIQMVYTTNESISFNQVVDTHSETVTLTNSTVARKSGKQSFNKEKIEPQIKTKPLSKITLKTSDEQANTKFKSQLRKSEVNTQKYHVKGQKTDTKSFKKENTMKNENKLKSCQHSYSVQQNSQSVTVKSFAAPYKSSARGMHNKTDKDKETHAVVNVNSRDPKRKDVNGESKSERNSTGDKKKKNGKPTSKINKQVKESQLNEESTINKVFQRNMEHDIYQKKGDKKRMQGNGIKSAEPSESHITDVFVNDFLTMISPDVLQSEDCGPYNLEDLFTGILDNKYEEWKKRDNRQTKKKAARNYHDDRKERKKPPNYFVAIQITNPEIIRGIEDVQTCMCKSNESLTKAMIPIPTLHLTLRVACLENDEDISRMTKALDQCVETFNKDSKEMITLDVKDIESFRNEVVFANVQKDECLSKVIKLSDILEECCQTNDVPPSDGKGFTPHITIAKLTKLPFKLKKNLKKIDPSTYRSFKNNQFGKQLVTCLQLCSMHKPKDRAGYYHVSHLTQMLKYRQYSTYSRDTYTISGAAHILVTTVISETILRLNRSCNGTLDRKTTRHNESNGR, from the exons ATGAGTAATTTTTTTCGTTACTGTTCAATATACGAATCGAGGTTTTCGACTATGAACGTTAAAAAGCCATCGATTTCTGCCATTGAAGTGCGATCACTGCCTTCTAAAGCAGTGTTCAGTACGGAGGAGATTGATGTCTTACTAAGTAATTCATCTCAGCTGTCTATGGTTGGCGTCGTCAACTTAAAACAAGGCAATTCAAAATCTGATAATTCAACATCCAATAGCGTCGAGACAGAATTTGTGTCTAAAATGTCTCATGAACGTAGTGCTTTACTGTCGAAATGGAAACCTATTActaaaaagaaatacattttaccGAAAAAACTATTAGAAAAGGTCACATCTATCATACAAATGGTATATACTACTAACGAAAGTATAAGTTTTAATCAGGTTGTGGACACACACTCAGAAACCGTTACACTGACTAACTCAACTGTTGCGAGAAAATCTGGTAAGCAGAgttttaacaaagaaaaaattGAACCGCAAATTAAGACAAAACCATTAAGTAAGATAACTTTGAAAACGTCAGATGAGCAAGCAAACACTAAATTTAAATCACAATTAAGAAAATCTGAAGTCAACACGCAGAAGTATCATGTAAAAGGTCAGAAGACTGACACGAAAtcctttaaaaaagaaaatacaatgaaaaatgaaaacaaattgaagTCATGTCAACACAGTTATTCTGTGCAACAAAACAGTCAATCAGTGACAGTCAAAAGTTTTGCTGCACCATACAAATCATCTGCGCGAGGTATGCACAATAAAACAGACAAAGATAAGGAAACACACGCTGTGGTAAATGTAAATTCAAGGGACCCGAAAAGGAAAGATGTAAATGGAGAGAGTAAATCGGAACGCAATTCTACAGGggataagaaaaagaaaaatggtaaACCTACAAGCAAAATTAACAAACAGGTCAAGGAAAGTCAGCTAAATGAAGAAAGCACCATTAATAAGGTTTTTCAAAGGAATATGGAGCATGATATATACCAGAAAAAGGGGGACAAGAAAAGAATGCAAGGAAACGGTATCAAATCAGCGGAACCATCAGAAAGTCACATTACCGatgtttttgtaaatgatttctTGACAATGATATCACCTGATGTTTTACAAAGTGAGGATTGTGGACCATATAATTTAGAAGATCTCTTCACAG GCATTTTGGATAACAAATATGAAGAATGGAAGAAAAGGGACAATAGACAAACAAAGAAGAAAGCAGCAAGAAACTACCACGACGACAGAAAAGAACGAAAAAAGCCTCCAAACTATTTTGTGGCCATTCAGATAACTAACCCAGAG ATCATCAGAGGAATTGAAGATGTTCAGACCTGCATGTGTAAATCTAATGAGAGTCTGACGAAGGCTATGATTCCAATTCCAACTCTTCATCTTACACTGAGAGTTGCCTGTCTAGAAAATGACGAAGATATATCAAG AATGACCAAAGCATTAGACCAGTGTGTTGAAACATTCAACAAAGACAGCAAAGAAATGATCACCTTAGATGTAAAAGATATTGAAAGTTTTAGGAATGAGGTAGTGTTTGCCAATGTACAGAAAGATGAGTGCCTATCAAAAGTCATCAAACTCTCTG ATATCCTTGAGGAATGCTGTCAAACCAACGATGTACCTCCATCTGACGGGAAAGGCTTCACACCACACATCACGATAGCAAAACTGACAAAATTACCATTTAAGTTGAAGAAAAATT taaagaaaattgACCCATCTACATACAGAAGCTTCAAGAATAATCAGTTTGGTAAACAACTAGTTACATGCTTGCAGTTATGTTCCATGCATAAACCAAAAGATAGGGCAGGATATTATCATGTCTCACATCTTACTCAAATGTTAA AGTACAGACAATACAGTACCTATTCCAGGGATACCTATACCATTTCTGGTGCTGCTCACATTCTGGTCACAACAGTCATCTCAGAAACAATTCTTCGTCTAAATAGATCTTGCAATGGAACATTAGATAGAAAGACGACTCGACACAATGAATCAAATGGACGATAA